A window of Benincasa hispida cultivar B227 chromosome 9, ASM972705v1, whole genome shotgun sequence genomic DNA:
caacaattgtaatatctacaaaacgggccatactcgtagtgtcactaggataaagtactcaaccttatccatatactacagaccatttaggttatcatctaaacatgatccatccataggtctctacatacatgtttaagttacaagataaccttggatgttagattattagtttgtggttaatgcaactaaaatatcatatattttattaaatagacaatgagtttgaataaaaaatcatatattttattaaataaataatgagtttgttaaatacatttacaaactatagtaccctatgagatttagggcatcaaccccaacaatggacactacttctacctccaaatttattcttttgttatttacttttcaccaatagtttaaaaaaccaagccaaattttgagaactaaaaaatgtaggtttcaaaaagttgtttttatttttggaatttgactaagaatccaaccattgtaattaagaaaaatgtgaatcatggtaagaaatgtagataaaatagatttaattttaaaaaaataaaaataaaaaaaaactaaacgattACCAAATTAGACCTTAACAAAactgaaaattcaaaatttagcttcAACTTATAGAAACcaattatatttgtaaatgcAAGGCGTTACACTTTCCTTCTTTTATAATTCTTTGGTAGTTAATTACACAATATTTTCAACAAAACACATTGTAAAATCAAACCATTTGAACGCCAAGATCGCATGGtatcatttgaaaaaagaaaattaagattAAACCATCAACAATCAACCTATAATATAGTTACCCTAAGTTACTATTTGaactaataaaattttcataactTACCAATttacaaagaaaagaaatgggaagaagaaaaaactcaAATTCCATAACATATAACACTTTTTTGATCCATTGAACAAAGTgagaatttctttttttaacatttattCAAATGGAAGCTTAACGTacccataaaatagaaattattgATACTAATTAACCAAATTCTAAGATAGTAGAGTTAAAATATGAATATtcctttattatattatatgtcttGTGATGTTCTTGTTTACATTAGGATAACCATGGTCTTATTATAtggttttttttagtaatagtAAATTACTAGGAATAACAATACTCACTCTCACTTTACTAGTAACATATAATAGTTCTTTAACattataataatagtaatacCTAGCAACACAACAGTTGTATTATATTTTAGACACTCTCATTAAGATTGGTTGAAGTTAAATACTTAATCACTACCTCTCTATCTCTTGGCATATAAAAATATTCTCCCATGAATTCTTTGCAATTGATGGAGCGATATTGTGGAGGATCAACTTCATTTATCAGGTTTTTTGCTGGTTCTATAGTCGCATCGTTTTTAGGAAAAACGAGATAGACTAAGGTTTGTCGATACGTCTTTGTATTCGTCATGACTCGATGTTCCGTTGCTTTAAAATTTCCGTTGCTAATTATCTATAAAAACCAAAAAGTACTTGTATGGTTATTTTCATCTTTTGGGAAGAGAAATACTTGTAAAGTTAATTTGATCTTTCTTATACTTCTATTATCATAATTATTTAGTATGTGAAGTTGTGAAAATATATTACTCATTTACTAACATGATTTAGATTAATTtctattctttttaattttaagttttgcTCTTTTAGTACAAGTACTTCTAATTATAAGGAATTTAAGAAAGTATTGGTAAGTAAAagtttacttttatttttggtAGCTTTACACTTGCCAATCTCTCACAAAAACACTTCTCACAtgccctttttatttttgtgcttttctctctccctctctctctctctttttttttttttttttttttttgtctcccttaaaaaaaaaacatagatgtttgtttgaacaaaattattttcaaatacgatgaaaaatattattaacaaaATCAAAGTAATTTTTAATCGAACATCCACTCTAAGTTTATGCTCGAAAGAAACTGAAAGTAGGCAAGGACAATAAGACGTACGTACCTCGAGAAAATAGCCAAAGTTTACGATAAGGGCATCATCAATGGGATCAACATCAATCCATTGACCATTCTTGAAAACTTGAAGGCCATTGATATCTTGAAACAAAATGGTGATGAAGTTTGGATCGCAATGTGGGAACAATCCCAAAGTCAAGCTAGGGTTTGGGCATGGTGGGTAATGGTTTACCAACAATGATGAATGTTCACTCATTTCACTCTTAAAGTAGTCTCTCCCAAGTCCCAACCCTTCACTAATCACCTCCAATATCTTGCAAGCAAGTTTTCTCATTTCAATACAATATTCTCCAACCACCTCCCTAAATAATAAGAAGAATATtagttattttcattttttttaaatacaaaaattacgaGGACGGAGATCGGAGCTTTGATCTCTAGGAAGGAAGGTCATGCCAATTTTTCTCAAACTCGATTAAATTTGCCAAAGTGAACTTAGCTCAACAGTAATTGGCATAATCTCCTTTCTAGAAGTCGGAGGTTCGATCCCCTATACCTGCAGTTACGTATAAATAGAAAAGCTTTATTGTGTTATTTTTACCTGAAGTTAAGGGGTTTTTCAGGCCAAAAATGAATATACTTTTCCAAAGGATGACAATCGAATTGTGAAACATCTCTCCAGCTGTGAGCTTGTTCAGTCTCATAATTTACAGAGCTTGTATAAAATTTGCAACTTTTATTGGGGTCTTTGGAACATTCCCTCTCTTTTTCTTCAGACGACATGGCATGAAACTCTTTGAAAACCATCATCGTTttgtttatcaactcttttgaCACTCCATGGTTTATCACCTAACGATAAACATGAACACAATCCAGTGCTTAAacctttacattttttttttttaaattacagaTCATAACTAAGTTTGAATTAATTCCTAATGAAAAATATTAAGCTAACACATTAAGGCTCAGTTcggtaacaatttagtttatgaaaaatgaatgtatttcttttcaatttcttacacctatttatatatttcttaagtcaaagagttgaattccatcttaaccaaattctaattctAAAAACTACTTCTGTTTTGGTTTTCGTATgttgatttggtttttaaaagttttgatgaaaaatagataataaagtaagaaatttagaagtagaagagtctttataaacttaatttttaaaaattaaaaacaaaaatgaaggtcctgtttaataatcatttggtttttattttttatttttttgtttttgaaaatctgTTTTTGGTTTTCAGTTTTCGAAAACAAAAACTATACATGTTTCTTTACTAttctttgttttctattttttaaaacaaaaaacaaaaaatatgttcggcaattgtatttttttccttaaaaaataaaacaaaaaatatgtttGGTATTCAtgatttttgtaataaaaaatcaaaataagttTGATAACTTTCTTAGCtttatacactttttataaaaataaaatcgaaCATTTTGTAATAAATCCCCATCTTTATATACACAGTTCTAAACTTATAGCTTTATTTttaaccttttctttttttaaaaaaatcatattgatAAAAACATTATCTATATTTTAAATGGATGGACTAATCACAAATCAAATGGAGAAAGATAAagaaacaaacatattgataaaatacaagaaaatagtttCATTTAGATTGTAATATTGAAAACAATTAATCTAAATCCAATGAATTTAAGTTGTTTAGTTCGTAGTATTCAATGTGTCATGAACAATCGTCTCCCAAGatagttattattattcttatgattctatttatattttccaactatttagttttgaatttttcaaaaatgtttgtgttaaaataaataaaaataagaattgatatagaaataatgggaatgttaaaaaatagaaaaataagggaaattatttatacaaaataacaaaatttaatcattttagacttcaattaatttttatcactCATATATATACGAAAGGAATTCTATTAGCTTGTACTAATGATTGACTTTTATCAGTATCTATCGTTGATAAGTCCATcggtttttttttctatttttataaatagattgacatttttttatgtGTGAAAATTTCCCTAGAAATAAAGTTTATAACAAgaaagtttgtttttttaatattatttttttaaaattacatataaaaagagttttctaaaaacaaccttttttgttttaaaaaatttttagGCTCTATTTTGCaaccattttgttttaatttttttttttttaaattaagtctataaatatatCTTCCATCTCTAAATCCCTTGCCTTGAAATTCTAATCCTAGTCGGATTCTTAGGCCTGCAGCATTATACTTAGTCTATTGCgatacttttttttaagaaaaaaaaattaaattgaaagatATAACTGTTTACGGatgtaaaataaaaacttaGGGTTCGTTTGTATTGACTTgagagaaaaatgtttttcaaaaaattaatttaaacacttttgacaaaaaatattaaaaatactctttaaaaattattttgaacgaTTACCGAAcacttggtttttttttttaaattgacttatttttaaattaaacactagAAAATGCATTCTAAACATATCTTTAGTCTCTGAGCAAGTTTAAACCTAATCTAATATGGTATCCGAGCATATCAAACCCATTTTATAtatagttgtttattttattttattttgtcagAAGTGATTAAGAATAAGTTCTGAAAGTTTTGTGGCAGTTTACTGAGGAACAAATAAAAGAACAATGGATTCGTGAGCTCTTTCAAACCTGAAAAAATCCGAGATCTCGAGTAATGTCAAGAATGTTTTGGAAGAGAAAGGTTCGATCGTCTGTGGCCAAATCAAGTACGGAGATCGTCGTCTTCACAGCGACAGTGGGCCTCTTCTCCGATGGAAAGACATAATTTTCTGGGACTGATTCAACATCCATCCAATTTGACACAACCTTCATCTGTGACATGTTGCTCATCATCTTTGATGAGTGATGAATAATATGCAACTGGAGTAGCTTCTTTATATATAGTAGTCAGGTGGTTTCTTAATTTAAGttgttttctctcttcttcaagAATTATTAGATGGATTTGGATCCATCTCAAAATAAATTCTTGTATCAGATCCTaataaagttagaatttaatacCGCCTATTTGAGTTTGATGGGTTTTGATATCATATTACATGAACTTAGATTCTATATCAAAACCAAATTGAATATGAgacaaataacttgtataatTTATAAAACTGTGAGACCTATTCATTTTTCCAATGTGAGATCTAAACCAGTATTGATCATAcatgctatatatatatacacactatGAAGCACAAACATAGATAcagatacgatcggatacgacgatttatcaatttctaaaaaactaagatacggatacgcctaaggatacgtcatttttttatatatatattttaatatatatatatatttctaaaaaacggggatattgatacgttgaagatacattttctttttctttaaaaaaaaatctaggatataaataaatttaacatacaagttaataacaatagcacaaaatagaatacaaacactgaaatacaattaaaaaaaaaaacatctaagatgttgaagtacaatagttaataaaaatgcaatagaaaagtgactcatattgcaaagaagaagaagaagaagaagattagagggagaagtatgaagataaacgaagaacttttttattgaattgttgaagatatccaaatgatttatattttggtcgactttgtggggactcaaatgtgaagatagagattagatgattctagtctagggtttgatccgttattttttttccttttagttttggattcGAGTAGTGAACTTTTTAAATAGattgcctagttttagattgagaaagattagaagttgcttgtctttttttaaaaaaaaaaagtacgcgtagaaatagatacgtcaaattcTGTGTtatctgggaagtatctggaagtattgGTATCCCATACGTGTCATAGTATATCGATTTTTTGCCTCacataaagtatttgtatttcatagtatatatatatttaagcaATCATAGATGCGAACTAGCTATAACAACTAGATTTCTATTAATAGAAATTCCATCTAATGCCCCAAAATTTTTAAGATAAGAATATGTAAAATGTCGTAAATGCATTCACTACTGATATATATTTGGTATACTTGATACGGATGCATTTGACTATTAGGTTCCATTTTATTTCACATTTTCAAGACTATTAGGGATGTTTTAAATAGATTCTTTGAGTTAGTGGTTCTTAACTcttactttttctatttttatggaacatttttAGGCTCAAATAAAGATCTATTTCGGTTATTCATTAAGTTATCTTgacaatattttattcaattaaaaaataatttattttacgTCATTTTGGTCAactaatttagtttttgaaaactacatGCATTACAGTGATGACCCAAATTaatatctttcaaaaaaaaaaaaaaaaaaaaaatcgagtcACACTTAATTCAGGTtcgtttggattgatttgagatttttttttttaaattatttttatttaaatacttttgatcaaaatggtttaaaatagacttcaaaaactattttgagtgccGTTCAAATactccattttttttctaaaatcatttattttttaaattaaattgttaaaatgtattccaaatacagtcttaattttgaattggtaaatattatatcataatataaataGCATAGAGTTAATTGTCCAAAAacatattattgttttattgaatgattcatttggtttttattttatagtttgTGTTTTAATTTGTCAATTTAAGTACAACTTAATATTACTCACTATCCTTTTCTGAGACACAAGGCTGCTTCATCTGCCAtaaactcaaaataattttaaatttaagaaaaaaatatcaatttatacccatAAATCTTGAAGgagattgtatcaattaaaatcttgaacaaataattataataatttaaatccTATACTTTGGTAAGGATATCCATTTTTATCCCGATTTGGATTTCGTTCAACCAATATCAACCACTATaagaaaataaaccaaaatatttacaaatataacaaaatttcactgtCTATCTGCAATAGACTGCAATAGATTACTATCTGTATCTATCTGAGTCatgagatagatagagataatAGTTTGTCGCAGTTTATCATAGCCTATAGCAGATAGggtatgatattttgctataaattatttataaataatttcaacAGTTTTGTGGtaaaaataatttctctaacaataataataataataaatttaaaaagttctTTTTTACCTTGAATAAATGGAAGTGAGGAGAAATCCCTTTCAAGTTAAAAATCAACAGATACCAAATTGAGTAAAGCTCTCAAGAATTGGCAAATAataattccatttttttattattattattattattatttcgtGGTTAACTTCAtaccaattatttatttatttattgcgGATCGATTAATATATCCTTGGAAgttagttttaaaagtaaaGCCACTCGTtgaacaaaaacataaaacatagaATTTTGATAATATACACAAGTGATTATTTTGGTgattaaaacaatttaattatgtgacaagattttcttttaaagaataaaattgagTTTAGTTTCTCTTTCCTCTTGTTCCTCAATTGTCTAACATCCAGAGAGAGACTCTTTatctatttctatattttttccCCAAATGTGTTAAGAGAGGCTTATCCTTCTAGGCATCTTATTCCATAAATATAACAGAGTTAATTAATCAtgtttttacaaatattttttatcattgttacaattttttttttgagttcatCCGCTCTAGGATGGAGATTCGAACCTCTCTAATCTTTCGTTAAAAAATATCTTATCAATTGAAATATGATCAAATTGACCCTTTGTTTTGACGATGGtcctttaaaaatattgaaCATTGAATATGATTAGAAAAAGAGTATCATATGTTcgttatttgaaaataaatcttgAGGCCAACATAAACACAACTCGGAGATATTGCAAGAGTTTCTTGAATCTGTTATGTAGTGCTCCGAATGACCAAACAAGATACTCTCATCTCATAATAAGCTATTCTCTTTGTCCATAGACGTAGTTAACATTCTGTCAATGAACCACATAAATCTCTATGTCATTATTTACcatttatattttctttgattGTCGATTTCGTTTCTATCCTAACATATATTAAGACATTAATTTATTTCCCTTCCAAGTTAGTTTTCCTAGTTTACCCAAATTATAATTAGAATTATCAATTAAGGAATCACTTAATTTTGAGgtaatttctaatttgaataaaactttatataGTTTACCAAACTATTATTAGGATTACTTATTAAGCAATCAGAaaattttgatgtaatttctaaaataagaataaaaccTATTAAAATTTATCTCCTTTCATTTATAgcaatatgattttttttttcttgatctaTTGAATATTATAGGCTAAAGTATCCCAAATTAAGAAGAGAATGGTGCTAAAAGAAATCCAACCACCAAAGTAATGTCCATTTTTACAATGGGCTCCATGCTAGATGGGATATACAAAATCCTTATCTATGAGATGgagatatatgaaaatagttttatttatttagggaatgtgaaaagaaaaacattttcaatcctcaagtatccttatgattttataattcatatcgggttaaattatacaaaaatatctttgaactttgagataaatttcaattatattcttaaatcacaaaatgttcatttttatAACTTCAAAATTCATTTCTAATTAAACCCTTAAGCATTGAGATTGTTCCAAAAACTATTGTTTaggataaaagaaaagaaaaaattgacgTTTCAAATATTAATCGTAGAAATTACAAGTAggaaatatttattataattatatagaAAATTACCTAATTGTTAATTGTCGAACTAAGCATTGTTTgacgtatttaaataataatacatataattaaagtatggactatgtatgtggattaataatttattacattgggttattttattagattgggatctaattaattaagaccctagattcctaattgagtataaACTTAATGGATAGAAGCTCATTCCTAATTAGTTAGGGTTTAATGAGAACCCTAACTAATATATAAAGAGAGCTTAGGGCTATGttccccaatataccaaaacaataaacatTCAATCTTTCTTGATTCCAATCTAGAAAGTtcccactaagggcattcaGAGTTTCGGTTGAGGAAGAAAATAGCCATTTTAGAGCCATCATCAATCTTTCAATAGAATCCGGTACATATATATTCTTGACAAAttggcatgaatgatcctaTGGCTAATCTATTTgatatagatttaaagtatttatactaacaagtggtatcagagcatcaactTCATGTTGGAGTGTTGGTTTTATGCGTTTTCCATTGGTATTGTTGATGAAATTTTGGTctctataaaaaatttaaagaattaaaaaaaaaacggttGGCTTACTATAGCAACGTTGTATATCTCACTGGCGGTAGGTTGGAAATCTTTgcagtcatttcattttttggcAATATGTGTTCTTGCAATCCGTATTCTTGTCAGTGGTATTTGGCATACCCATCACCgattatgaatgatgtgctgGTGGTGGATTAAggtggatttttttttgttggttattTTGATTGAACGGTGGTTTcctaaagttaaaaaaaaaacttagttttattattttcaaaattgacgATGTTCAGTTGAACATTCTTGATAAAAGCCTACCAATGTGATGAAATCTACTGGGAAAGGTTAAAGACCGATTAAAGTAGTTGGGTCTCTTGTCGCTGCAAATTTTATCTATCAAGACTTTCGGTCAATGACCGACTAGAGCTGCCGTCGGACAAAGGTATCGGTCAATTACTGATTAACGTCTTGATAGCGGTTCTTGGTTTTaattatcagtttttttttattctttaattcttAACGGATGACTTTATGAATCcggttttaaatttgattgataatgaAAAAGTTAATGTTGTCGTTGTTTTCTTTAACTGAAAAGTTATATTAATTCGTAATTGATGAATATGAGTTTCTAAAACTTAATTGTGATTGATAATTTTGGAAATCGGTggtttttttaaggttaaaaaaattgattgaattcagtgaatttattttttaatagtttgataATATTGAATTTGTCAACTATTTGGATTAATTGATGATTGAGTTTCTTGCCTGCATTTCTAAGTTTTCTTGATTAGTAATTTggtgaaattattaaaaagagttcttagttcttgattgataagtcggtgaatttaaatctaaaatttaattgttaattttggtgatattcacatgtttatgttgttgtaattgtattatgtgtatgcaattattaagtgaattttggtaaagactatttggtgttcttcctcctttatttattatacaataatattaatattattgtgtcttatattttagattggattggtcaaaataatatgttaccaaagtagccttTGTTATCTAGAttagtttaattctaaaatataagatgtacATATTCATTAAATTATGCGAATGATTATCAACccaaggaagataattatttgaccAAATTGCAGatatgcatgtggtaatgagtatgtgacaattataaggattgctcatgtgaaaaatagttAGTCTAAAGAAATGTATTTTTTGATAGAGTTTATTGTCAGTACTTAGATTACTACGTTGAGAGTACTATTTATAGTTGGTGTCTTTGCCCAAAGGCTAAACATCAATGTTGTGTTGGGTATCTTATCAAATGGGCCCACCATATATGTgtagttattttttttcatgtttattttaggacatattatattaattgtgaGCATATGCTTTATTCAGTTTGTCTTACTCATCTGGAACTCtaagttcaatccctaagttaAATGCAtcaaacttcaagatttggatggaaagcctagagatacttctcAGGTGTATGGATCTagaccttgcattaaggactGATATGTtgtggttgatgccctaaagtctcgtgtcctgtagtttgtaaacagtatgtacgaacacttgtgttgttaatatataatatttacttcacatattgtattttgctcggttaattgttttatttgctttaccacaaaccagtaaacataaaatctctggttatctgtatgtgactcaagcatgtatgtggtgacatacaagtggatcatgttttgagtgataaccaaaatggtctgtagtatatggatatag
This region includes:
- the LOC120086782 gene encoding protein DOWNY MILDEW RESISTANCE 6-like gives rise to the protein MMSNMSQMKVVSNWMDVESVPENYVFPSEKRPTVAVKTTISVLDLATDDRTFLFQNILDITRDLGFFQVINHGVSKELINKTMMVFKEFHAMSSEEKERECSKDPNKSCKFYTSSVNYETEQAHSWRDVSQFDCHPLEKYIHFWPEKPLNFREVVGEYCIEMRKLACKILEVISEGLGLGRDYFKSEMSEHSSLLVNHYPPCPNPSLTLGLFPHCDPNFITILFQDINGLQVFKNGQWIDVDPIDDALIVNFGYFLEIISNGNFKATEHRVMTNTKTYRQTLVYLVFPKNDATIEPAKNLINEVDPPQYRSINCKEFMGEYFYMPRDREVVIKYLTSTNLNESV